A window of Gloeocapsa sp. PCC 73106 genomic DNA:
TAAATATGAGATGTTGATGACTTACAAGAGAGTCAATAACTAACAAGCGAGAACTATCCCTGGGAATCGCGGGAGTTTGAGCGATTAGTTCTGTGGGGAGTTGGTAATCGTAGCTCGATAGTAGTTGTTCTGCGTTCATTTTGTTCAGTTCACTGATGATTAAGACTTAGGTAGATTCCCCCATGGTAAATCGGGTGGTTTTCCCCTATCGTAAAGGGTTGAGTTTCTGGGATACTAGAAGTATAGAATTGCTTGGGACAAGCGGCAAAGAGGCTATTATGGATTATCTCTACTTTTTACCTAACGCCAGCCTTACTTTGCGGGTGATAGAATATCTTCGAAGGATGAATTGCTTTCCCCCGTGCATTATGACCGTGATTCATCAGATCAACGGCTGGATTGTTAAAGTAAAATTTACTCAACCTCTAGAACCACCTTACCACGGAAACTTTCAGGCGTTCATGGGTGAGTTGGGAATCATTTATCAACCGGAAATGCGCATCCAAATGGTTTTTTGGGGCTTGGAAACAGGACAGACTGTAGTGGAAGTGATGCGTCGTTATCAGGTAGCGATCGTTTCTTACGGTAGTCCCGACACTAGTGATATCGAGGCGTTTCGTGAACAGTTTACTAGAGGTTTGGGCTATTGTCCCGAAACTTTGGCTTAACTCGTCAAGATTTGTAAAACCCGTTGCCAGTTTGCGAATTCCCCGACTATGCGTCGTATTGGTTGGGGTTGGGTTCTCAAAAGGGTTGGTGTTGCTGATATTTGGAACTTTTCTGCTTGTTCTGGATGTTTAGTAATATCGATAACCTTAAGAGTATAGGGTAGATTGAGTCCTTCTTCTAAGATCCGGTGAATAGATTGAAGGGTCTCAGAATTTTGTGAACTATGGTTGGAAACAAATAAAATCAGAGTATAGCCCTCGGGGGTAAAAAAAGTACTCTCTAGGTAGGTATCAGCCTTTTTTGACTGTTTGAAAGACTCAACCTTGATGATTAACTCGTGATTTTCCCAGAGTTGGGGAAACTGGTGCTGATAGGCTTCT
This region includes:
- a CDS encoding circadian clock KaiB family protein — protein: MLETSFKGIALFTPGGDLFYCIDPTKQSRWHLHLCIAIQETLDLSEPPHFLVPAYTATVDRWITPSKGKNNIAATLYPRVKSYQPLLNTIFNLAENFNWEVALWQEEFCDPIVLEAYQHQFPQLWENHELIIKVESFKQSKKADTYLESTFFTPEGYTLILFVSNHSSQNSETLQSIHRILEEGLNLPYTLKVIDITKHPEQAEKFQISATPTLLRTQPQPIRRIVGEFANWQRVLQILTS